From Plasmodium chabaudi chabaudi strain AS genome assembly, chromosome: 12, the proteins below share one genomic window:
- a CDS encoding F-actin-capping protein subunit beta, putative (term=annotation;date=20150109;qualifier=removed_product=f-actin capping protein beta subunit, putative;qualifier=added_product=f-actin-capping protein subunit beta, putative;qualifier=added_literature=pmid:19682250;curatorName=ucb@sanger.ac.uk;~pfam_scan;Pfam:PF01115.13; E()=1.1E-56;score=192.1;query 11-246;description=F_actin_cap_B;~iprscan;InterPro:IPR001698 : F-actin capping protein, beta subunit;PRINTS:PR00192; score=5.3E-20;query 10-30;description=F-actin-capping protein subunit beta;~iprscan;InterPro:IPR001698 : F-actin capping protein, beta subunit;PRINTS:PR00192; score=5.3E-20;query 220-246;description=F-actin-capping protein subunit beta;~iprscan;InterPro:IPR001698 : F-actin capping protein, beta subunit;Pfam:PF01115; score=1.1E-56;query 11-246;description=F-actin-capping protein subunit beta;~iprscan;InterPro:IPR001698 : F-actin capping protein, beta subunit;PRINTS:PR00192; score=5.3E-20;query 103-130;description=F-actin-capping protein subunit beta;~iprscan;InterPro:IPR001698 : F-actin capping protein, beta subunit;PRINTS:PR00192; score=5.3E-20;query 62-88;description=F-actin-capping protein subunit beta;~iprscan;InterPro:IPR037282 : F-actin-capping protein subunit alpha/beta;Superfamily:SSF90096; score=2.75E-55;query 8-268;description=F-actin-capping protein subunit alpha/beta): MEDTRNKEGKIDAVLNICNILPARLFEETIIILSKIDKNLTNNILINKEGPIKIKFDNKEKKYFLGNMFNKEKESYRSPYTNLYYPENFPNGYIPSEPLRSLEILYNEIFERYRKAYYINGLSSVYLWPNPIEDGFVACFMIKKKENYSNNTYMDWEGTHLIQVNITHSIIHYQISTTLNISIVQKNETTLSASVNKVLENPKKISDINLIKDKYFHIENMGKIIEGIENSLRKSIEYIYLPKINENLNSLRYNDLLYNNKNYHKIQNLESISNDIKFSKGNIQNELKSKLKKKYINEGTEYLLNT, from the coding sequence ATGGAAGACACAAGAAATAAGGAAGGTAAAATCGATGCGGTATTAAACATATGTAACATTTTACCTGCCCGACTCTTTGAagaaacaataataatattgtcAAAAATAGACAAAAATTTAacgaataatatattaataaataaggAAGGTccaattaaaattaaatttgataataaagaaaaaaaatattttttaggtaatatgtttaataaGGAAAAAGAATCATATAGATCTccatatacaaatttatattatccaGAAAATTTTCCAAATGGTTATATACCATCCGAGCCTTTAAGAAGtttagaaatattatataatgaaatatttgaaaGATATAGAAAagcttattatataaatggtTTATCATCTGTTTATTTGTGGCCTAATCCAATAGAAGATGGATTTGTTGCATgttttatgataaaaaaaaaagaaaattatagtaataatacatatatggaTTGGGAAGGTACACATTTAATACAGGTAAATATAACTCACTCGATTATACATTATCAAATATCTACAactttaaatatttctatagttcaaaaaaatgaaactaCATTGTCTGCTTCTGTTAATAAGGTTTTAGAAaatccaaaaaaaatttcagatattaatttaataaaagataaatattttcatatagaaaatatggGGAAAATAATTGAGGGTATTGAAAACTCTCTAAGAAAAAGCAtcgaatatatatatcttcctaaaattaatgaaaatttaaattccCTTAGATataatgatttattatataataacaaaaattatcataaaatacaaaactTAGAAAGCATttcaaatgatataaaattttcaaaaggtaatattcaaaatgagTTAAAGtctaaattaaaaaaaaaatatataaacgaAGGAACAGAATATCTCCTTAATACTTAA
- a CDS encoding eukaryotic translation initiation factor 3 subunit B, putative (term=annotation;date=20150804;qualifier=removed_product=eukaryotic translation initiation factor 3 subunit, putative;qualifier=added_product=eukaryotic translation initiation factor 3 subunit b, putative;qualifier=added_gene_name=eif3b;curatorName=ucb@sanger.ac.uk;~pfam_scan;Pfam:PF08662.7; E()=2.5E-22;score=79.5;query 392-609;description=eIF2A;~pfam_scan;Pfam:PF00076.18; E()=1.8E-5;score=24.3;query 92-132;description=RRM_1;~iprscan;InterPro:IPR000504 : RNA recognition motif, RNP-1;Pfam:PF00076; score=2.2E-5;query 92-132;description=RNA recognition motif domain;~iprscan;InterPro:IPR000504 : RNA recognition motif, RNP-1;Prosite:PS50102; score=9.217;query 49-134;description=RNA recognition motif domain;~iprscan;InterPro:IPR011400 : Translation initiation factor eIF-3b;PIRSF:PIRSF036424; score=3.6E-239;query 1-716;description=Eukaryotic translation initiation factor 3 subunit B;~iprscan;InterPro:IPR013979 : Eukaryotic translation initiation factor 2A, central region;Pfam:PF08662; score=2.6E-22;query 392-609;description=Translation initiation factor, beta propellor-like domain;~iprscan;Superfamily:SSF69322; score=1.29E-29;query 211-570;description=null;~iprscan;InterPro:IPR035979 : RNA-binding domain superfamily;Superfamily:SSF54928; score=2.99E-8;query 72-134;description=RNA-binding domain superfamily), with protein MVKVEESELSDKELVDFLSDDSDDGNETLLNKKYAGKEALITLETKFPKIVTILGIPKVEEEKHSRLAEVLKKLFIRHLSAKISDSSIMNIKIHMPVDDEKKTKGICFVTFHDSFQANEAVKVLNKLKLDAKHLLTASKMDDIENIINRDERVMPINVVGFTREKIRWWLYDEKCREQFIVRYDSHFEVHWLDPLEKEPQLIYTTFKKNAPFSSVQWSNQGSYLVSFHNPGIALWGGDNFEKLIRLQHKSVKDISFSPNENYVLTWDGTPASLRNEKSICIWRVITGKLLRSFITPEYSPREKIFPHFLWSPDDKYIACIGKQKEVYIYELPSMLLLEDHEKKRTPLKYSVVKEFDWSPVDNIVAIWIPETNNTPGTLILVEIPSRKELVSRKIYDVSQASIHWQSKGDYLCLKTTIVKKIGKKGKKEHTQLEIFRMREKNIPVDNIQIEGVKTKQFHWEESNSNRFALIVRDEATSRQQIRFYKILNKGATRNVKWTSTFDINNQMNFMKWSPQGTFFILASLLSEGMLYFCFLNSNDEVEVIHKDEHLLVNSVAWSNCGRYLVTSVSNLSGISSSNYKEENSETGFYIWTFQGRCLMTVKKPSFYQFFFRPHPKSLFSDKLKIDIKNNLKDYSKKFDVIDEKIRNSKKNQLISERKNVENSFNEKLEKITKLFQSFKEYELFRRNWETFESQFEWEEKTVVIEHVLSVKQEIFA; from the coding sequence atggTTAAAGTTGAAGAAAGCGAATTAAGCGACAAGGAACTTGTCGATTTTTTATCAGATGATAGTGATGATGGAAATGAAACtttgttaaataaaaaatatgcaggAAAAGAAGCCTTGATTACACTTGAAACAAAGTTTCCTAAAATCGTTACAATATTAGGTATACCAAAAgtagaagaagaaaaacaTAGTAGGTTAGCAGAAGttttaaagaaattatttataaggCATTTAAGTGCCAAAATAAGTGATTCTtcaataatgaatataaaaatccaTATGCCAGtagatgatgaaaaaaaaacaaaaggaATATGCTTTGTTACATTTCATGATAGTTTTCAAGCAAATGAAGCAGTAAAggtattaaataaattaaaattggaTGCAAAACATTTATTAACAGCATCCAAAATGGatgatatagaaaatataataaataggGATGAGCGTGTAATGCCTATAAATGTTGTTGGTTTTACAAGAGAAAAAATCAGATGGTGGttatatgatgaaaaatgtCGAGAACAATTTATTGTTCGATATGATAGTCATTTTGAAGTTCATTGGTTAGATCCTTTAGAAAAAGAACCacaattaatttatactACATTTAAAAAGAATGCTCCGTTCTCAAGTGTCCAATGGAGTAACCAAGGGTCATACTTAGTCAGTTTTCATAACCCAGGTATTGCATTATGGGGTGGagataattttgaaaaattaataaggCTACAACATAAAAGTGTTAAAGATATAAGTTTTTCaccaaatgaaaattatgtacTAACTTGGGATGGTACTCCTGCTTCAttaagaaatgaaaaatctATTTGTATATGGAGAGTAATAACAGGAAAATTGCTTCGTTCTTTTATCACACCTGAATATAGTCcaagagaaaaaatatttccccattttttatggaGCCCtgatgataaatatattgcatGTATaggaaaacaaaaagaagtatatatatatgaattaccatctatgttattattagaagatcatgaaaaaaaaagaactCCACTAAAATATTCAGTCGTTAAAGAGTTTGATTGGTCACCTGTAGATAATATAGTTGCAATTTGGATTCcagaaacaaataatacacCAGGAACTTTGATATTAGTAGAAATACCATCTAGAAAAGAATTAGTATCTagaaaaatttatgatGTTAGTCAAGCATCTATTCATTGGCAAAGTAAAGGAGATTATTTATGTCTTAAAACAactattgtaaaaaaaattggaaaaaaaggaaaaaaagaacATACACAATTAGAAATATTTAGAAtgagagaaaaaaatatacctGTAGATAATATACAAATCGAAGGagtaaaaacaaaacaattTCATTGGGAAGAATCAAATAGTAATAGATTTGCATTAATAGTAAGAGATGAAGCTACAAGTAGACAACAAATaagattttataaaatattaaataaaggTGCTACAAGAAATGTAAAATGGACTAGTACatttgatataaataatcaaatgaattttatgaaatggTCACCACAAGGaaccttttttatattagcTTCCTTACTATCAGAAGGAATGTTATATTTCTGTTTCTTAAATTCAAATGATGAAGTTGAAGTTATACATAAAGATGAACATTTGTTAGTAAATTCTGTTGCATGGAGTAATTGTGGTAGATACCTTGTTACATCTGTTTCGAATTTATCTGGTATATCAAGTTCTAATtataaagaagaaaatagtGAAACaggtttttatatatggaCTTTTCAAGGTAGATGTTTAATGACTGTTAAAAAACCATCATTTTATCAATTCTTTTTTCGACCTCATCCAAAATCATTATTTAGTGATAAATTGAAaattgatataaaaaataatctaaAAGATTATTCTAAAAAATTCGATGTTatagatgaaaaaattagaaaCTCTAAAAAGAATCAATTAATTtcagaaagaaaaaatgttgaaaattcatttaatgaaaaattggAGAAAAtcacaaaattatttcaatCCTTTAAAGAATATGAACTGTTCAGAAGAAATTGGGAAACATTTGAAAGCCAATTTGAATGGGAAGAAAAAACAGTTGTCATCGAACATGTCCTTTCTGTTAAGCAGGAAATCTTCGCATAG
- a CDS encoding apicortin, putative (term=annotation;date=20110415;qualifier=removed_product=conserved Plasmodium protein, unknown function;qualifier=added_product=apicortin, putative;qualifier=added_literature=pmid:21463710;qualifier=added_literature=pmid:19778640;curatorName=ucb@sanger.ac.uk;~;query 224-224;GPI_cleavage_site_score=0.78000003;~iprscan;InterPro:IPR003533 : Doublecortin;Prosite:PS50309; score=11.941;query 161-235;description=Doublecortin domain;~iprscan;InterPro:IPR036572 : Doublecortin domain superfamily;Superfamily:SSF89837; score=9.94E-25;query 147-251;description=Doublecortin domain superfamily) gives MVFPEIFADIEENKFVPIQKYFSSPRDIFLIDFINNEENNEDSNLKNINNNRLCEKKTTKQYTSVFDRLTDQTFYTGTHKKKFEALVKRKLNEQDMDNCLSKNLEIHKNIKNENIISQYSSPIGINQFEKGKKKKKKEKNLVVTPGILGIQKYGIQIARPKSIWLYRNGDKHHNGLLFFIKPHINNLKLLLFEITKVLDPIIGPIRKMYDQNFKLIKNIQQLADGAKYLCTSGDPPASIDNLGKFMSKWVIQG, from the coding sequence ATGGTATTCCCTGAAATATTTGCCGAtatagaagaaaataagTTTGTACctattcaaaaatatttttcaagtCCAAGAGACATATTCTTAATTGactttataaataatgaggAAAACAATGAAGACAGCAacctaaaaaatattaacaataataggctatgtgaaaaaaaaacaaccaAACAATACACAAGCGTATTTGACCGTTTAACAGATCAAACTTTTTATACAGGGactcataaaaaaaaattcgaaGCATTGGTAAAACGCAAATTAAATGAACAGGATATGGATAATTGTTTGTctaaaaatttagaaatacataaaaatataaaaaatgaaaatattatttctcAATATTCCTCTCCTATTGGAATAAATCAATTcgaaaaaggaaaaaaaaaaaaaaaaaaagaaaaaaatttagtAGTTACCCCAGGAATCCTTGGTATACAAAAATACGGAATTCAAATTGCCCGTCCAAAAAGTATTTGGCTATATAGAAATGGAGACAAACATCATAATGGTTTACTATTCTTTATTAAGccacatataaataatttaaaattgttattgtTTGAAATTACAAAAGTATTAGATCCTATCATTGGGCCCATACGTAAAATGTATGACCAAAATTTTAAGcttatcaaaaatatacagCAACTTGCCGATGGTGccaaatatttatgcacCTCTGGCGACCCACCAGCAAGTATCGATAATCTTGGCAAGTTCATGTCCAAGTGGGTTATACAAGGGTAG